The following are from one region of the Mangifera indica cultivar Alphonso chromosome 14, CATAS_Mindica_2.1, whole genome shotgun sequence genome:
- the LOC123196510 gene encoding strictosidine synthase-like has translation MPAWISMAFHSRKMTIPITFGFKTSVMLCILVSVLSAASMVLSIPSFTKIILPPPTSGPESLAFEPFRGVFYTGVADGRILRYRGPHVGFSDYAFTSLKWSHAECDGTTNPDLRPKCGRPFGLALNRTGYLFIVDAYYGLLVAGPNGRLATQLAISAEGVPFRFCNGLDIDQATRLVYFTDSSAVYDLRTIADHPDDSTGRLLRYNPKTNLVKVLLRNLRGPAGVAISRDCSFLLVSELSGNRTIKYFLTGQRATTFICINFQPKPNNIKRSIIGNDFWDAAIMGGQSPLPIGQRINGFGNVLVTISFEAQYGTTAISEVQPFADSLYISSRFVNFIVVYRP, from the exons CCTATAACCTTTGGCTTCAAAACATCAGTCATGTTGTGCATCTTGGTTTCCGTCCTGTCTGCGGCTTCCATGGTCCTTTCCATCCCATCTTTTACCAAAATCATATTGCCACCTCCAACCTCAGGTCCTGAATCTCTCGCCTTTGAGCCATTTCGTGGAGTATTCTACACAGGAGTTGCTGATGGAAGAATTCTCAGATATAGAGGACCCCATGTTGGTTTCTCAGATTACGCCTTCACCTCGCTCAAGTG GTCCCATGCTGAATGTGATGGCACCACTAATCCAGATCTGCGACCAAAATGTGGAAGGCCATTTGGTTTGGCACTAAACAGAACAGGATATCTCTTCATTGTAGATGCCTATTATGGTCTCTTGGTAGCAGGACCTAATGGAAGATTGGCAACACAACTTGCTATTAGTGCAGAAGGAGTGCCTTTCCGCTTCTGCAATGGTTTGGACATTGATCAAGCAACTAGACTCGTGTATTTCACGGACTCCAGTGCGGTCTATGATCTAAG AACTATCGCAGACCACCCAGATGATTCCACAGGAAGATTACTGAGATACAACCCGAAAACTAATCTAGTCAAGGTGTTGCTAAGGAATCTTAGAGGACCAGCAGGGGTTGCAATTAGCAGAGACTGCTCATTCCTTCTTGTCTCAGAGCTCAGTGGCAATAggacaataaaatattttctcacaGGTCAAAGAGCCACTACTTTCATATGCATAAACTTCCAGCCAAAGCCAAATAACATCAAGAGAAGTATAATAGGAAATGACTTTTGGGATGCAGCGATAATGGGAGGACAATCACCTCTACCGATAGGGCAAAGAATTAATGGATTTGGTAATGTCTTGGTTACAATAAGTTTTGAGGCACAGTATGGCACCACTGCGATCAGTGAAGTTCAACCATTTGCTGattcattatatatatcatcaaggTTTGTGAATTTCATTGTTGTTTACAGGCCCTAG